A genomic window from Bdellovibrio sp. SKB1291214 includes:
- a CDS encoding ABC transporter permease, giving the protein MTMNNVNVATALSDKDRAEIDRAKPMWKMVLAQFLRHRLAVASAVVIAVFLFVAIFADQIRSMTGLDPDAQNVANRYVAPWTSTQAGQDVRETEIERFINANPEAADKIQKTLVEKGLVSVPAEDAIYDVGAKEVPEAVKIFKSLDIPETKGLLKVFDGFKTFHLFGTDELGRDVFIRLVYGTRVSMGVGVLVAIASALIGLLIGAFAGYYGGWIDTGLMRITDALLSLPTIPVLIVMAAIDFTKIPVLSSIVSTQNESIFKMIIILCLFSWMTVARLVRGSILSLREREFILAARTIGATDYTIIVRHMFPNVIAPMLVSITLGVGESILFEAALSFLGLGIMPPTPSWGNMLNNAQELIYQAPFLAILPGILILMTTISFNYLGDGLEDALDPKSVRR; this is encoded by the coding sequence ATGACTATGAATAATGTAAATGTCGCTACAGCTCTTTCTGATAAGGACCGTGCCGAAATCGATCGTGCAAAACCCATGTGGAAAATGGTCCTGGCGCAATTTCTTCGTCATCGACTGGCTGTTGCGAGCGCAGTTGTTATCGCTGTTTTCCTTTTTGTCGCGATCTTTGCTGATCAAATCAGATCCATGACCGGTCTTGATCCCGACGCGCAGAACGTGGCGAATCGCTACGTGGCGCCTTGGACTTCGACTCAAGCAGGCCAAGATGTTCGCGAAACTGAAATCGAAAGATTCATCAACGCAAATCCTGAAGCAGCTGATAAAATCCAAAAGACTTTGGTTGAAAAAGGATTGGTTTCAGTTCCCGCCGAAGACGCGATCTATGATGTTGGCGCTAAGGAAGTTCCAGAGGCCGTAAAAATCTTTAAGTCTTTGGACATTCCGGAAACCAAAGGTCTTTTAAAAGTTTTTGATGGCTTCAAAACTTTTCACCTGTTCGGAACAGATGAACTGGGCCGCGATGTTTTCATTCGCTTGGTTTATGGAACTCGTGTTTCTATGGGCGTTGGCGTTTTGGTGGCCATTGCCTCCGCGTTGATCGGACTTTTGATCGGCGCCTTCGCAGGTTACTATGGCGGCTGGATTGATACCGGCCTTATGCGTATCACGGATGCACTTTTAAGCTTGCCGACAATCCCCGTGTTGATCGTGATGGCGGCCATCGACTTTACGAAGATCCCCGTATTAAGCTCCATTGTCAGCACGCAGAATGAGTCTATCTTTAAAATGATTATCATCTTGTGCTTGTTCTCGTGGATGACTGTGGCTCGCCTAGTTCGCGGTAGCATCCTGTCTTTGCGCGAGCGCGAGTTCATTTTAGCCGCACGTACAATCGGCGCGACGGACTACACAATCATCGTGCGCCACATGTTCCCGAACGTGATCGCCCCAATGTTGGTTTCCATCACTTTAGGTGTTGGCGAATCCATCTTGTTTGAAGCAGCACTTTCGTTCTTGGGTTTAGGTATCATGCCGCCAACACCAAGCTGGGGTAATATGCTTAACAACGCTCAAGAATTAATTTACCAAGCTCCCTTCTTGGCAATCCTGCCAGGTATCTTGATTTTAATGACCACTATCAGCTTCAACTATTTGGGCGACGGCCTTGAAGACGCCCTCGACCCAAAATCAGTGCGTCGCTAA
- a CDS encoding ABC transporter permease yields the protein MTTFITRRILQTLAVIAVLSYVVFVLMSLMPGDPVDMMVASNPKITAEDVARLKTLYGLDQPIYKRYGNWMASLVSGDLGYSRTYRVPVEELMGPRLWNTFILSAASLILSILIAVPLGVISALKPNSKTDYFMNLFSFAGISIPSFWLAIVLIIIFAIKIPILPAGGTQTIGVEDMGFWANVMDRAKYLILPVLSLSIQQIGRFSRFTRSAMAEAMRNDFIRTAKAKGLSNQTVIWKHAFRNALIPLITILALSISTLFSGALLTETVFAYQGVGKLVYDSIIGNDYNVAMISFVISVSMVLLMNLVADILYGFADPRIAYK from the coding sequence ATGACTACATTTATCACCCGTCGCATCTTGCAAACACTCGCAGTGATAGCCGTCCTATCTTACGTTGTCTTTGTCTTGATGAGCTTAATGCCTGGCGATCCTGTAGACATGATGGTGGCTTCTAATCCCAAGATCACAGCTGAAGACGTTGCTCGCCTAAAAACGTTGTACGGATTGGATCAACCAATTTATAAACGTTACGGAAATTGGATGGCCTCTTTGGTCTCTGGCGACTTGGGTTACAGTCGGACCTATCGTGTGCCTGTGGAAGAGTTGATGGGACCCCGTCTTTGGAACACCTTTATTCTATCCGCGGCCTCTTTAATTTTGTCGATTCTGATTGCGGTTCCATTAGGAGTGATTTCGGCGTTAAAACCGAATTCCAAAACAGACTATTTTATGAATCTGTTCTCGTTTGCGGGAATTTCTATTCCGTCCTTTTGGTTAGCCATTGTTTTAATCATCATCTTTGCAATTAAGATCCCCATCCTTCCTGCCGGTGGCACACAAACCATCGGAGTCGAAGACATGGGCTTTTGGGCCAATGTTATGGACCGTGCAAAGTACTTGATCCTTCCCGTGCTTTCACTGTCGATCCAACAAATTGGTCGCTTTTCTCGCTTTACTCGTTCTGCCATGGCCGAGGCGATGAGAAATGATTTTATCCGGACCGCGAAAGCAAAAGGTCTTAGCAATCAGACTGTTATTTGGAAGCATGCTTTCCGCAATGCTTTGATTCCTTTGATCACAATTCTTGCCTTGAGCATTTCGACATTGTTCTCGGGGGCTTTATTGACCGAAACCGTCTTTGCTTACCAAGGCGTTGGTAAACTGGTTTACGACTCTATCATCGGCAATGACTACAACGTCGCGATGATCTCATTCGTTATCTCTGTAAGTATGGTGCTTTTAATGAATCTTGTGGCAGATATCCTTTACGGATTTGCCGATCCACGTATTGCTTACAAGTAG
- a CDS encoding peptide ABC transporter substrate-binding protein, with product MLNTIAKGLLLGAVALGMGAQAIAAPSNAELKIGISQEFETMNPIIMTMSASSYMYRMTGRTLVNLTPEGKWVAQLAKEIPSIEKGTAKIIDDGGKKKIVATWEIIDAAKWGDGKPLICADFAAAQKIAVSPTVAVGEKEQWTQVEKIDIDPKNPKKCTFKYDKAKWDFYQMGQFAPVPAHLELSVFEKYGKQKEGYEKNSHYVRNPTNPGLYTGPYVITEVKLGSHVSLAPNPHFYGKKPNIQKVIVKLIPNTSTLEANLRSGTIDMISVLGLDFDQALAFEKKAKAEGLPFEVQFVPSITYEHIDLNLDNPILKDERVRKALLYSINRDDLVKALFEGRQEVAAHNVSPKDPWFTKDPKQVTLYSYSKRTAGKLLDEAGWKMGADGYRSKDGKRLSLNFQTTAGNKTRELVQVYLQNQWKQNGIEVLVKNEPARVFFGDTMSKRKFSGMALFAWVSSPESSPRSTLSSKAIPSSKNGWSGQNFMGWVNAQVDKDLDALDLEFDAKKRVELSHSILKQYTNEVPVLPLYYRADISVVPKNLKGFKMSGHQYYETNEIENWSL from the coding sequence ATGTTGAATACAATCGCAAAAGGATTATTGCTGGGAGCTGTGGCTCTAGGTATGGGCGCTCAAGCAATCGCTGCGCCCTCGAATGCTGAATTGAAAATCGGTATCTCTCAAGAATTCGAGACGATGAACCCGATCATCATGACGATGTCGGCATCTTCGTATATGTACCGCATGACAGGTCGTACCTTAGTGAACCTGACTCCTGAAGGTAAATGGGTTGCACAGCTTGCTAAAGAAATCCCTTCTATCGAAAAAGGGACCGCGAAAATCATCGACGATGGCGGTAAAAAGAAAATCGTAGCCACTTGGGAAATCATCGACGCTGCTAAATGGGGCGACGGTAAACCTTTGATCTGTGCTGACTTTGCAGCGGCTCAAAAAATCGCTGTATCTCCGACTGTTGCAGTGGGTGAAAAAGAGCAATGGACTCAAGTCGAAAAAATCGACATCGATCCAAAAAATCCTAAAAAATGCACTTTCAAATATGACAAGGCCAAATGGGATTTTTATCAAATGGGTCAATTTGCGCCGGTTCCGGCTCACTTAGAGCTTTCAGTATTTGAAAAATACGGCAAGCAAAAAGAAGGCTACGAAAAGAACTCTCACTATGTTCGCAACCCGACCAACCCAGGTCTTTACACAGGTCCTTACGTGATCACAGAAGTAAAATTGGGTTCTCACGTGTCTTTGGCACCGAATCCACACTTCTATGGTAAAAAACCGAACATTCAAAAAGTTATTGTAAAACTGATTCCAAATACGAGCACGTTGGAAGCGAATCTTCGCTCTGGCACTATCGATATGATTTCAGTTCTTGGTTTGGATTTTGACCAAGCTTTGGCTTTCGAGAAAAAAGCAAAAGCGGAAGGTTTGCCTTTCGAAGTGCAATTTGTTCCATCGATCACTTACGAACATATCGATCTGAATTTGGACAACCCGATTCTAAAGGACGAAAGAGTTCGCAAAGCTCTTTTGTACTCGATCAATCGTGACGACCTCGTAAAAGCCTTGTTCGAAGGCCGTCAAGAAGTGGCTGCGCACAATGTCTCCCCTAAAGATCCATGGTTCACAAAAGATCCAAAGCAGGTGACGTTGTATTCCTACTCAAAAAGAACTGCTGGAAAACTTTTGGATGAGGCTGGTTGGAAAATGGGAGCCGATGGCTACCGCTCCAAAGACGGCAAACGCCTCTCTTTGAACTTCCAAACAACGGCGGGTAATAAAACTCGTGAGTTAGTACAAGTTTATTTGCAAAACCAATGGAAGCAAAACGGTATCGAAGTACTGGTTAAAAACGAGCCAGCACGTGTGTTCTTTGGTGATACGATGTCGAAACGCAAGTTCTCTGGCATGGCTTTATTTGCGTGGGTTTCTTCTCCGGAAAGTTCTCCTCGTTCAACTCTTTCATCAAAAGCAATTCCTTCCAGCAAAAATGGTTGGTCAGGCCAAAACTTTATGGGCTGGGTGAATGCCCAAGTTGATAAAGACTTGGATGCTTTGGATCTTGAGTTCGATGCTAAAAAACGCGTTGAACTTTCCCACAGCATTTTAAAGCAGTACACGAACGAAGTTCCGGTACTTCCATTGTACTATCGCGCTGACATCTCTGTTGTTCCTAAAAACTTGAAGGGCTTCAAAATGTCTGGCCACCAGTATTACGAAACGAACGAAATCGAAAACTGGTCTTTGTAA
- the sohB gene encoding protease SohB — MDAMQSIGIFAAQTFLILFAILAVIIVIAIIAAKAGHKPEVEVELLHKKYKGFRNLLKAHTVSKSERKELKKKLKEERKANDSKAQGHEKKIFVVDFEGDVKASAVENLREEITAVLTIATPQDEVVVRVESPGGVVHGYGLCASQLMRVREKNIPLTVCVDKVAASGGYLMSVTANKILCAPFAIVGSIGVVAQVPNLHRVLKKHDVDFKEYTAGEYKRTVSLLGEITPKGEEKFKQQLEETHVLFKGFVGKFRPQLNLEQVATGEYWYGEQAISMGLVDEIRTSDDYLMTLAEKHQVIKVSFEQKQSLSDKLTGILGKAIKKGTLSIVEELETRRFL; from the coding sequence ATGGACGCAATGCAGAGCATCGGAATCTTCGCAGCACAGACCTTTCTAATCCTCTTTGCTATTTTGGCAGTCATCATTGTCATCGCAATCATCGCCGCAAAAGCAGGACACAAACCAGAAGTTGAAGTGGAACTTTTGCACAAGAAATACAAAGGCTTCCGCAATCTCCTTAAAGCTCACACAGTTTCTAAGTCAGAACGCAAAGAGCTTAAGAAAAAACTTAAAGAAGAACGTAAAGCAAACGACTCAAAGGCCCAAGGCCATGAAAAGAAAATTTTCGTCGTCGACTTTGAAGGCGACGTCAAAGCGTCGGCGGTTGAAAATCTTCGCGAAGAGATCACAGCTGTTCTAACGATCGCGACTCCGCAAGACGAAGTTGTTGTTCGTGTGGAAAGTCCGGGGGGCGTGGTGCATGGTTATGGCCTTTGTGCTTCGCAGTTGATGCGCGTGCGTGAAAAAAACATTCCCTTGACCGTTTGTGTGGACAAAGTGGCAGCCTCTGGCGGTTACTTGATGTCTGTGACAGCTAACAAAATCCTTTGTGCCCCTTTTGCGATCGTGGGCTCTATCGGCGTTGTGGCTCAAGTCCCTAACCTTCACCGTGTTCTAAAAAAACACGATGTTGATTTCAAAGAATACACAGCGGGCGAATACAAACGCACGGTCAGCCTTTTGGGAGAGATCACCCCTAAGGGTGAGGAAAAATTCAAACAACAGCTTGAAGAAACTCACGTGTTATTTAAGGGTTTCGTCGGCAAATTCCGTCCACAACTAAATCTTGAGCAGGTTGCGACCGGAGAATACTGGTATGGCGAACAAGCTATCTCCATGGGCTTAGTTGATGAAATCCGCACCAGCGATGATTACTTAATGACCTTGGCGGAAAAACACCAAGTGATCAAAGTCTCATTCGAGCAAAAGCAATCTCTCAGTGACAAGCTGACTGGCATTTTGGGTAAAGCCATCAAAAAAGGAACTTTGTCCATCGTCGAAGAACTAGAAACACGTCGCTTTCTTTAA
- a CDS encoding VC0807 family protein, with amino-acid sequence MTETTAATPQAKPENSWLNLIFNIVLPVLILNKLTKHIGPMNALILALAFPIIYGIYDLLKRKKVNAFSVLGLLNVGLTGGLAVIGIHGFWFAVKEAAFPTLVGLFVFGSAFTKKPFIESLFLNPGVMKVDLLEEKLKENGKQAEFHQHMRSATMWLSLSFAFSAICNFVLARKIFLDIDTNLAAEAQSVILNEQIAKMTTWSMAIIMVPSMAFLLGIFWYLMKGVKKYSGLNTDELLKS; translated from the coding sequence ATGACTGAAACGACTGCAGCGACCCCACAAGCAAAACCTGAAAATAGCTGGCTGAATTTAATCTTCAACATCGTGTTGCCGGTTTTGATTCTGAATAAACTGACAAAGCACATCGGTCCGATGAATGCGCTGATCTTGGCCTTAGCCTTTCCGATCATTTACGGCATCTATGATCTTTTAAAGCGTAAAAAAGTAAATGCTTTTTCGGTTCTGGGTTTGCTGAACGTGGGTTTAACCGGAGGACTTGCTGTCATCGGAATTCACGGATTCTGGTTCGCAGTGAAAGAAGCCGCCTTCCCCACTTTAGTGGGCCTCTTTGTTTTTGGCTCTGCCTTCACAAAAAAACCATTCATCGAAAGCCTTTTCCTTAACCCCGGCGTGATGAAAGTTGATCTGCTAGAAGAAAAATTGAAAGAAAATGGCAAACAAGCCGAATTCCATCAGCACATGAGAAGCGCTACCATGTGGCTCTCGCTCTCATTCGCTTTCAGTGCGATCTGTAACTTTGTCCTAGCAAGAAAGATCTTCCTAGACATCGATACCAACCTAGCCGCCGAGGCCCAATCAGTCATCCTTAACGAGCAAATCGCCAAGATGACCACATGGTCCATGGCGATCATCATGGTCCCATCCATGGCCTTCCTACTAGGAATCTTCTGGTACCTCATGAAGGGTGTAAAAAAATACTCCGGCCTAAACACCGACGAACTGCTGAAATCCTAA
- the ahpF gene encoding alkyl hydroperoxide reductase subunit F encodes MLDSSLREQLVSVFGKLEKPVELLIDNSSHEDHKDLLEMLNDVAETSPNILVKESGNTSPVPAFHIAYQGKPTGISFKGIPGGHEFTSLILAILNTDGKGKLLDSLLVDRVRRLNKGITVQTFMSLTCENCPEVVQALNLITLAHGNMKHEVIDGGYVQDEVQKLGIQGVPSLAGNGKMFHSGRISVLDLIEKLEKTFGIDANASAEPAEPVNKNLGHFDVLVIGGGPAGASAAIYSVRKGLSTALITEKIGGQVQETKGIENLIGVTYTEGPQLAAQLNQHVASYPVRVLENRRVKTIKTEGKIKTIELESGEHMVADSIIVTTGAKWRELGVEGEKEYMGRGVAYCPHCDGPFYKGKKVAVIGGGNSGVEAAIDLAGIVREVVVIEYNNELKADRILVDKLKSLPNVSVITGAKTEKVLGDGAKVHQLEYTDRESNKLEKLDLDGVFVQIGLVPNSQFLKGTVELTKFGEIITDEKCRTSVKGIYAAGDVTTTPYKQIVIAMGEGAKAALAAFEDRMYDHA; translated from the coding sequence ATGTTAGATTCATCACTCCGCGAACAACTTGTTTCTGTATTCGGCAAACTTGAAAAGCCGGTAGAACTCCTCATCGATAACAGCAGCCACGAAGATCACAAAGACCTTCTTGAAATGTTAAACGATGTGGCAGAGACATCTCCCAACATCCTCGTTAAAGAATCTGGTAATACTTCGCCAGTTCCTGCGTTCCACATCGCCTATCAGGGCAAACCGACAGGAATTTCATTCAAAGGCATTCCAGGTGGACACGAATTCACCTCGCTGATCCTTGCGATTTTAAACACTGACGGCAAAGGCAAGTTGCTGGATAGCTTACTTGTGGACCGTGTTCGCAGATTAAACAAGGGCATCACAGTTCAGACGTTTATGTCTTTGACTTGTGAAAACTGCCCTGAAGTTGTTCAAGCTTTGAACTTGATCACACTGGCTCACGGAAACATGAAGCATGAAGTGATCGATGGTGGCTATGTGCAAGACGAAGTTCAAAAATTGGGCATCCAAGGCGTTCCAAGTTTGGCTGGTAACGGTAAAATGTTCCACTCGGGTCGCATCTCTGTTTTGGATTTGATTGAAAAGCTTGAAAAAACTTTTGGCATCGATGCGAACGCCTCTGCGGAACCCGCTGAGCCCGTGAACAAAAACTTAGGCCATTTTGACGTGTTGGTTATCGGCGGCGGTCCTGCGGGAGCTTCTGCTGCGATTTATTCCGTTCGCAAAGGTCTCAGCACAGCTTTGATCACTGAAAAAATCGGGGGTCAGGTGCAAGAGACAAAGGGCATCGAGAATTTAATCGGTGTAACTTACACTGAAGGTCCTCAACTAGCAGCGCAACTTAACCAACACGTTGCAAGTTACCCCGTGCGCGTTTTGGAAAATCGCCGTGTGAAAACCATCAAAACCGAAGGCAAAATCAAAACGATCGAGCTTGAAAGTGGCGAACACATGGTTGCTGATTCCATTATCGTCACAACGGGTGCGAAATGGCGTGAACTCGGTGTCGAAGGCGAAAAAGAATACATGGGACGTGGTGTGGCGTACTGCCCTCACTGTGACGGTCCATTCTATAAAGGTAAAAAAGTCGCTGTTATCGGCGGAGGAAACTCTGGCGTCGAGGCAGCGATCGACCTTGCTGGTATCGTTCGCGAAGTTGTGGTTATCGAATACAATAATGAGCTTAAAGCGGACCGTATCCTTGTTGATAAACTGAAATCATTGCCCAACGTATCTGTGATCACAGGTGCAAAAACTGAAAAAGTTTTGGGTGATGGCGCGAAAGTTCATCAGCTGGAATACACAGATCGTGAATCCAACAAGCTTGAAAAATTGGATCTGGATGGTGTGTTCGTGCAAATCGGGCTGGTTCCAAACAGCCAGTTCCTAAAAGGGACTGTGGAACTCACCAAGTTCGGTGAAATCATCACGGACGAAAAATGCCGCACAAGCGTGAAAGGCATTTACGCTGCCGGTGACGTTACCACGACTCCGTATAAGCAGATTGTCATCGCCATGGGCGAAGGCGCAAAGGCAGCGCTCGCAGCCTTTGAAGATCGCATGTACGACCACGCCTAA
- the ahpC gene encoding alkyl hydroperoxide reductase subunit C has product MQTIINTQVPDFKVQAYHNNGFKTVTKNDLKGKWAIFFFYPADFTFVCPTELGDMADKYADFQKLGVEVYGVSTDTHFTHKAWHDASETIKKIKYPMLADPTFQLTRAFGVHIEEEGLAYRGTFLVNPEGKIVLAEVQDNGIGRNADELFRKTQAAQYIAANPGEVCPAKWTPGKSTLKPGLDLVGKI; this is encoded by the coding sequence ATGCAAACTATCATCAACACGCAAGTGCCTGATTTCAAAGTGCAAGCTTACCACAACAACGGTTTCAAAACTGTGACTAAAAACGACCTTAAAGGCAAATGGGCTATCTTTTTCTTCTACCCAGCTGACTTTACATTCGTTTGCCCAACTGAATTGGGTGACATGGCTGATAAATACGCTGATTTCCAAAAATTGGGCGTAGAAGTCTACGGCGTTTCTACAGATACTCATTTCACGCACAAAGCATGGCATGATGCTTCTGAAACAATCAAAAAAATCAAATACCCAATGTTGGCAGACCCTACATTCCAATTGACTCGCGCATTCGGCGTTCACATTGAAGAAGAAGGTTTGGCTTACCGTGGTACTTTCTTGGTAAATCCAGAAGGTAAAATCGTACTAGCTGAAGTTCAAGACAACGGTATCGGCCGTAACGCTGATGAGTTGTTCCGCAAAACTCAAGCGGCTCAATACATCGCTGCAAACCCAGGTGAAGTATGCCCAGCTAAATGGACTCCAGGTAAATCTACTTTGAAACCTGGTTTGGACCTAGTTGGTAAAATCTAA
- a CDS encoding hydrogen peroxide-inducible genes activator — protein MKLKVNFSLTQLEYVMAVHKYGHFAKAADACNVTQPTLSMQIQKLEDELGVVIFDRSKKPILLTDAGKKLISQMQTVLFEARKIETILLEGTKGSRKGTLTVAIIPTIAPYLLPRLLPVCVETLPDLELNIKEMQTDQIIEALNKDEIDVGVLATPTQVPAMFEYPLYYEPFYVLCDKNHEYAQHKKIKYQSLGMDDIWLLEEGHCLRNQILDLCSIKKKKGGVERKYKFESGSLETLKNLVDLYGGYTLLPQLATHTIGDRSQVVQFERPIPAREIGMVCRREHYKSELVDALGEAILKAIPEDLRKIKPKDLDVLPIA, from the coding sequence GTGAAATTAAAGGTTAACTTTTCTTTGACGCAGCTCGAATATGTCATGGCTGTCCATAAGTATGGACATTTTGCTAAGGCCGCAGACGCCTGCAACGTCACCCAACCTACGTTAAGCATGCAAATCCAGAAGCTCGAAGATGAACTTGGAGTCGTGATCTTTGATCGCTCCAAGAAGCCTATTCTGTTAACGGATGCAGGTAAGAAGTTAATTTCTCAAATGCAGACGGTCTTATTTGAAGCCCGAAAGATTGAAACGATCCTGCTTGAAGGTACAAAAGGTTCTCGCAAGGGAACGCTGACGGTGGCGATCATCCCGACGATAGCTCCATACTTGCTGCCTCGCTTGTTACCCGTGTGCGTGGAAACTTTGCCAGACCTAGAACTCAACATTAAAGAAATGCAGACGGATCAAATCATCGAAGCGTTAAACAAAGACGAAATCGATGTCGGGGTCCTTGCCACTCCGACTCAGGTGCCGGCGATGTTTGAATATCCGCTTTACTATGAGCCTTTTTATGTCTTGTGCGACAAGAATCACGAATATGCTCAACATAAAAAAATCAAATATCAGTCTTTGGGTATGGATGACATTTGGCTTTTAGAAGAAGGCCACTGTCTGCGTAATCAGATATTAGATCTGTGTTCCATCAAAAAGAAAAAAGGTGGGGTCGAACGCAAATATAAGTTCGAAAGTGGTTCTTTAGAAACGTTAAAGAATTTAGTGGATTTATATGGTGGCTATACATTGTTACCACAGCTGGCGACTCATACGATCGGGGATCGCAGTCAAGTGGTGCAATTCGAGCGCCCCATTCCAGCCCGCGAAATCGGGATGGTCTGCCGTCGTGAGCATTATAAGTCAGAACTTGTCGATGCGTTGGGAGAAGCAATATTAAAAGCCATCCCTGAAGACCTTCGCAAAATTAAACCCAAAGACTTGGACGTGTTGCCAATCGCATAA
- a CDS encoding LysR family transcriptional regulator, which yields MKKPLDLNLLVVVESLYRTLNVSKTAQELSVTQSAISHGLKKLREHFNDPLFVRASKGMTLTETAKRLRPQIEDLVHKALNLSLENEKFDPLKISDRITIATSDYIEILVMPAILKRLKTEAPHLQISIRPTRGDFPKTELESGVFDMAIAGFYKNLPEGFYETKVLEDTFSTAYRKKHPLIQGEIKPAQYSELEHALITLQGDFKDDLTKKAGEKRKPRKIVFGSYSFTGLAFTLSQSDLVLTAPTLLLNKYAEYFPIQVQPSPYPMPAINMRMVWHSRTHKDPLRLWFRNVIKSELAKISRTS from the coding sequence ATGAAAAAGCCCTTGGATTTAAATCTTTTAGTTGTTGTCGAAAGTCTGTATCGCACTTTGAATGTTTCAAAAACCGCGCAAGAGTTAAGCGTGACCCAATCTGCGATTAGCCATGGACTGAAAAAACTCCGAGAGCACTTCAATGACCCTCTCTTCGTACGGGCCTCTAAAGGTATGACTCTGACCGAAACAGCCAAACGTCTCCGCCCTCAGATTGAAGATCTGGTACATAAAGCCTTGAATCTTTCCCTAGAAAACGAAAAGTTTGATCCATTAAAGATCAGCGATCGCATTACGATTGCGACCTCTGACTATATTGAGATTTTAGTTATGCCAGCCATTCTAAAACGCTTAAAAACAGAAGCGCCTCATTTACAAATTTCCATCCGCCCCACGCGGGGAGATTTTCCAAAAACCGAATTAGAAAGCGGAGTCTTTGATATGGCGATCGCGGGATTTTATAAAAATCTGCCTGAGGGCTTTTATGAAACCAAAGTTTTAGAAGACACCTTTTCAACCGCTTACCGAAAAAAGCACCCTCTGATACAAGGCGAAATAAAGCCGGCACAGTATTCTGAATTAGAGCACGCCTTGATCACTCTGCAAGGGGATTTCAAAGACGACTTAACCAAGAAGGCCGGAGAAAAAAGAAAGCCACGAAAGATTGTTTTTGGCTCTTACAGTTTTACGGGTTTAGCTTTCACCCTGTCCCAGTCCGACCTCGTGCTGACGGCTCCCACCCTGCTTTTAAATAAATATGCTGAATACTTCCCGATCCAAGTTCAACCCTCGCCTTATCCCATGCCGGCCATAAACATGCGCATGGTGTGGCATTCACGCACTCACAAAGATCCCCTGCGCTTGTGGTTCAGAAACGTCATCAAGAGTGAGTTGGCCAAGATTTCAAGGACTAGCTAG
- a CDS encoding type 1 glutamine amidotransferase domain-containing protein, protein MLKTINALIMGWVLTASFAEAKTKRSDVENRALIVISSHSQLGETGKPTGWYLSEVTHVYYPLAAAGYQVDFASPQGGAAPMDPGSREIKDEDNKKFLADPGLMKQVQETLPLSKVDPKKYRLVHFAGGHGAMWDFPNNKDISRVAAAIYENDGIVSAVCHGPAALVDIKLSNGEYLIKGKRVNGFTNAEESEVGLTKVVPFLLASKLQERGANYEGGKNWEDKVVVDGRLVTGQNPQSAHSVGRKVVELLQSKK, encoded by the coding sequence ATGCTTAAAACGATAAATGCTTTAATTATGGGATGGGTTCTAACTGCGAGTTTTGCTGAGGCAAAGACAAAGAGGTCAGATGTGGAAAATCGTGCGCTCATTGTTATTTCGAGTCATAGTCAATTAGGTGAGACAGGAAAGCCCACTGGCTGGTATCTTTCTGAAGTCACCCATGTTTATTATCCTCTGGCAGCCGCTGGCTATCAGGTTGATTTCGCGAGTCCCCAAGGCGGAGCCGCTCCCATGGATCCAGGCAGTCGTGAAATTAAAGACGAGGACAATAAAAAATTTCTGGCAGATCCAGGTTTGATGAAGCAAGTTCAAGAAACTTTGCCTTTGTCGAAAGTGGACCCAAAAAAATATCGCCTGGTTCACTTTGCGGGCGGTCACGGTGCCATGTGGGATTTTCCTAATAATAAAGACATCAGTCGCGTTGCTGCTGCAATTTATGAAAATGACGGAATTGTATCAGCAGTCTGTCATGGGCCTGCAGCTTTGGTCGACATCAAGCTTTCAAATGGTGAGTACTTAATCAAAGGCAAACGTGTGAACGGCTTCACCAACGCGGAGGAGTCAGAAGTAGGCTTAACGAAAGTCGTGCCATTCTTGTTGGCATCAAAGCTTCAAGAGCGTGGAGCTAATTACGAGGGCGGAAAAAACTGGGAAGACAAAGTCGTTGTCGACGGTCGTTTAGTGACTGGACAAAATCCACAGAGCGCTCACAGTGTGGGACGTAAAGTGGTGGAGCTTCTGCAGTCTAAAAAATAG